A part of Hippea maritima DSM 10411 genomic DNA contains:
- the prfB gene encoding peptide chain release factor 2 (programmed frameshift) produces the protein MKEEIIQLADKINKIKEYLDPPKRKKELDDIQKQLEDSSVWNDYQLLQNLKRKQSSIEQKLKTVEELENDVDTLLELSEFVEDDESYKQELEDNIKELTKKVEKAETETFLSGEHDFSNAIVTIHSGAGGTESCDWVSMLFRMYSMWCDNNEYKIEVMDLQPGDEAGYKSITFLVSGEKAYGYLKNENGVHRLVRISPFDANKRRHTSFASVSVLPEINDDTEIDIDPKDLKIDTFRASGAGGQHVNKTDSAIRITHIPTGIVVSCQNERSQHKNKAFALKILKAKLYQLEEEKKKKELEKLEGEKKKIEWGSQIRSYVLHPYKMVKDHRTGVEKKDVAALAVLNGEIDDFIREALKKL, from the exons GTGAAAGAAGAAATTATTCAACTTGCTGATAAAATAAACAAGATAAAGGAGTATCTT GACCCGCCCAAAAGAAAAAAAGAGTTAGATGATATACAAAAACAGCTTGAAGATAGCTCTGTCTGGAACGATTATCAGCTTTTGCAAAATCTAAAAAGAAAGCAAAGTTCTATAGAACAAAAATTAAAGACCGTAGAGGAATTAGAGAACGATGTAGATACCCTGCTTGAATTGAGTGAATTTGTTGAAGATGATGAGAGTTATAAACAGGAATTGGAAGATAACATAAAAGAACTGACAAAAAAGGTGGAAAAGGCCGAAACGGAAACATTTTTAAGTGGTGAGCATGATTTTAGCAATGCAATAGTAACTATACATTCTGGGGCTGGGGGTACTGAATCCTGCGATTGGGTTTCGATGCTATTTAGGATGTATTCTATGTGGTGCGATAATAATGAATATAAAATAGAGGTTATGGATTTGCAGCCCGGGGATGAAGCCGGGTATAAGTCTATAACATTTTTAGTAAGTGGAGAGAAGGCATACGGGTATCTAAAAAACGAAAACGGTGTTCATAGACTTGTGAGAATTTCGCCTTTTGATGCCAATAAGCGTAGGCATACAAGCTTTGCTTCTGTTTCTGTTTTGCCTGAAATAAATGATGATACAGAAATTGATATAGACCCAAAAGATTTAAAGATAGATACCTTTAGGGCATCAGGTGCTGGTGGTCAACATGTCAATAAAACGGATTCAGCCATTAGGATAACCCATATACCTACGGGTATCGTTGTTAGTTGTCAGAACGAAAGAAGTCAACATAAAAATAAGGCTTTTGCCCTAAAGATATTGAAAGCCAAGCTGTATCAGTTGGAAGAAGAAAAAAAGAAGAAAGAGCTTGAGAAACTTGAGGGCGAAAAGAAGAAGATAGAATGGGGCAGTCAGATTCGTTCTTATGTTTTGCATCCTTATAAGATGGTAAAAGACCACCGGACAGGTGTTGAGAAAAAAGATGTTGCTGCTTTAGCGGTTTTAAACGGAGAGATAGATGACTTTATAAGGGAGGCGTTGAAGAAATTATGA
- the hemB gene encoding porphobilinogen synthase — MKFPITRPRRLRKNQIIRDMVAETTLSIDDFVYPIFVIEGKDIKNPVKSMPGIYQLSLEHAVEEAKEAYDLGIKSIILFGIPEKKDEVGSQAYAEDGIIAKAINKIKSKLPDLIVIADACLCEYTSHGHCGILDKDGNVLNDPTLELLKKEAYVYAKMGADIIAPSGMMDGMVKAIRESLDENGFEDVAIMSYSAKYSSSFYGPFRDAAESAPAFGDRKSYQMDFRNANEAIKEIMLDIEEGADFVMVKPALAYLDVIRIAKEQFPYMPIAAYNVSGEYSMVKAAGKMGWVDENSITIEILTAIKRAGADLIITYFAKDMAKLIRGQS, encoded by the coding sequence ATGAAATTTCCTATAACAAGACCAAGAAGGTTGAGAAAAAATCAAATAATAAGGGATATGGTTGCAGAAACTACTCTATCCATTGACGATTTTGTATATCCTATATTCGTGATAGAGGGTAAAGATATAAAAAACCCCGTTAAGTCAATGCCAGGCATTTATCAGTTATCTCTTGAACATGCAGTTGAAGAGGCAAAAGAAGCCTATGATTTAGGCATAAAATCCATAATACTTTTTGGCATACCAGAAAAAAAGGACGAAGTCGGTAGCCAAGCATATGCAGAAGACGGTATTATTGCAAAGGCAATTAACAAGATAAAATCAAAACTACCCGATTTGATAGTCATAGCCGATGCCTGCCTTTGCGAATACACATCGCATGGCCACTGCGGCATTTTAGATAAAGATGGTAATGTGTTGAACGACCCGACGCTTGAGCTTCTAAAAAAAGAAGCATATGTCTATGCCAAAATGGGCGCCGACATTATAGCGCCAAGTGGCATGATGGATGGCATGGTTAAAGCCATAAGGGAATCGTTAGATGAAAACGGATTTGAAGATGTGGCTATTATGTCATACTCTGCAAAATACTCATCAAGCTTTTACGGTCCTTTCAGGGATGCAGCAGAATCCGCTCCAGCATTTGGCGATAGAAAATCATACCAGATGGACTTTAGAAATGCCAATGAAGCTATCAAAGAAATAATGCTCGACATAGAAGAAGGTGCAGATTTTGTAATGGTTAAACCGGCTTTGGCATATTTAGATGTGATTAGAATAGCTAAAGAGCAATTTCCATATATGCCCATTGCTGCTTACAATGTAAGTGGTGAGTACTCTATGGTAAAAGCAGCAGGTAAAATGGGATGGGTGGACGAAAATTCTATAACCATAGAAATCTTAACAGCTATAAAAAGGGCTGGGGCAGATTTGATTATAACCTATTTTGCAAAGGATATGGCCAAACTAATAAGGGGGCAATCATGA
- a CDS encoding type II toxin-antitoxin system PemK/MazF family toxin has translation MTRYSFGDIVIIGFPFTNMNNAVMRPAMVLVDIGDEDVIVCKITSQKRDVDTDLYINNWRDKGLLRQSYVRLSKIATLNRKDIKKKMDRLNEEDIEKAKDILRKLLEL, from the coding sequence ATGACGAGATATTCTTTCGGTGATATCGTTATCATAGGTTTTCCCTTTACAAATATGAACAATGCTGTTATGAGACCAGCTATGGTGTTGGTAGATATAGGAGATGAAGATGTTATCGTCTGTAAAATAACCTCCCAAAAAAGAGATGTAGATACCGATCTGTATATAAATAATTGGCGAGATAAAGGGCTTTTAAGACAAAGCTATGTTAGACTTTCAAAGATAGCTACACTTAACAGAAAGGATATTAAGAAAAAGATGGATAGATTGAACGAGGAAGACATAGAAAAAGCCAAAGATATTTTAAGAAAGCTACTTGAGCTCTAA
- the lysS gene encoding lysine--tRNA ligase, with protein MSDKVNVQDAENKLIARRIEKLEELKKNGIDPYFNGFEPDSFAADLHNDFDGKNKEELEDLCKYVKVAGRVMAYRSFGKAGFLKLKDFTGTIQVYAEKKSLSEDDFKLYKKLDIGDIIGVEGELFKTKTGELTVKAKRIVMLTKSLRPLPEKWHGLKDKELRYRQRYVDLIVNDQTRQMVIERSLIINAVREFMIKSRFIEVETPMLHKLVTGAAAKPFVTHLNALDMTLYLRIAPELYLKRLVVGGLERIFEINRNFRNEGMDLKHNPEFTMMEFYIAYKDYNFLMDFTEELFEYILDKLGIDDRKIEFDGNTIDFSRPWRRLDFYEGLKEIAGVGDDILNDKKKALEYALKLEKSVDDSFSHEKILAEIFDALVEPKLINPTFVVGYPVAISPLAKRNRDNPNITDRFELYIGTMEIANAFSELNDPFDQKERFLNQLEERKKGDEEASMYDEDYIKALEYGLPPTAGEGIGIDRLVMLLTGNSSIRDVILFPLMRDKKEE; from the coding sequence ATGAGTGATAAGGTTAACGTGCAAGATGCTGAAAATAAGCTCATAGCACGTAGGATAGAAAAGCTTGAGGAGTTGAAAAAAAATGGTATAGATCCGTATTTTAATGGATTTGAGCCAGATAGTTTCGCAGCCGATTTACACAATGATTTTGATGGAAAGAATAAAGAGGAACTTGAGGATTTGTGTAAGTATGTAAAGGTTGCAGGCAGGGTTATGGCCTATCGCAGTTTTGGCAAGGCTGGTTTTTTAAAACTAAAGGACTTTACAGGTACAATACAAGTTTATGCAGAAAAGAAGAGTTTATCTGAGGATGACTTTAAGCTTTATAAGAAGCTGGATATAGGTGATATCATAGGTGTTGAGGGCGAGTTGTTTAAGACGAAGACAGGGGAGTTAACTGTTAAGGCAAAAAGAATTGTTATGCTAACCAAGTCCTTAAGACCTCTCCCTGAGAAGTGGCATGGACTTAAGGATAAAGAGCTAAGATACAGGCAACGTTATGTGGATTTGATTGTTAATGATCAAACAAGGCAAATGGTGATTGAACGCTCTCTAATTATAAATGCCGTTAGGGAGTTTATGATAAAGAGTAGGTTTATTGAAGTTGAGACCCCTATGTTGCACAAGCTTGTTACAGGTGCTGCTGCAAAGCCATTTGTAACCCATCTTAATGCGTTGGATATGACTCTCTATTTGAGAATTGCACCAGAGCTTTACCTAAAAAGGTTGGTAGTTGGTGGCCTTGAGCGTATATTTGAGATAAACAGAAACTTTAGAAACGAAGGAATGGATTTAAAGCACAATCCAGAATTCACTATGATGGAGTTTTACATAGCTTATAAGGATTACAATTTCTTGATGGACTTTACCGAGGAGCTGTTTGAGTATATTTTAGATAAGCTAGGTATAGATGATAGAAAGATTGAGTTTGATGGAAATACTATAGATTTTTCCAGACCCTGGAGAAGGCTTGACTTTTATGAGGGCCTAAAGGAGATAGCGGGTGTGGGTGATGATATATTGAACGATAAGAAAAAAGCTTTAGAATATGCTTTAAAGCTTGAAAAGAGTGTGGATGATAGTTTTAGCCATGAGAAGATATTGGCTGAAATCTTTGATGCCCTTGTTGAGCCAAAGCTTATAAATCCTACATTTGTTGTGGGTTATCCTGTTGCTATATCGCCGCTTGCCAAAAGAAATAGAGACAATCCAAATATTACAGATAGGTTCGAGCTTTACATAGGAACAATGGAAATAGCAAATGCCTTTTCTGAGCTAAATGACCCATTTGATCAAAAAGAGAGGTTTTTAAACCAACTTGAGGAAAGGAAGAAGGGCGATGAAGAGGCATCTATGTATGATGAGGATTATATAAAGGCATTGGAGTATGGTTTACCTCCTACAGCTGGTGAGGGTATAGGGATAGATAGGTTGGTCATGCTTCTAACTGGTAATAGTTCAATAAGGGATGTTATACTCTTTCCGCTTATGAGGGATAAGAAGGAAGAATAG
- a CDS encoding polysaccharide deacetylase family protein yields the protein MQTSIPVLLYHHINYDDDVLSIPPELFEEQLKFLKAEGYESITKEQLGEYLQNGKKSWKDKAILITFDDGYLDTWVYAYPLLKKYGFKAMAFIVTWTIEEDEYCGFNLEDYWNGKIKKENIPNCSSTYSIDNGYKIKTVRRLCWEEVREMERSGIIDMQPHSKTHRKIYASDKIIDFNHPKDKLSAWTMVKGDERFGTPDFERKPELAGREFTADEELRNRLYQHVMDNGFISFFKKTNWKNELFKIVDEYKKEKGTDKIGEFESEEEQRRRIKAELEVAKGEVGYEVRKRCTAFSWPWGAYIPLSLEIAKEVGFQYLFTTKPGSNSPGDSPFEIKRFGVWKKDLDWFKSRVRLYSKKLLSKAYGAVYRKI from the coding sequence ATGCAGACAAGTATTCCGGTTTTGCTTTATCACCACATAAATTACGATGATGATGTATTATCTATACCACCTGAGTTATTTGAGGAACAACTAAAATTTTTAAAGGCAGAAGGATATGAAAGTATTACAAAAGAACAGCTCGGGGAATATCTGCAAAATGGCAAAAAGAGCTGGAAAGATAAAGCCATTTTAATAACCTTCGATGATGGGTATTTAGACACATGGGTATATGCCTATCCGCTGCTTAAAAAATACGGCTTTAAGGCGATGGCCTTCATCGTTACATGGACGATTGAGGAAGATGAGTATTGCGGTTTCAACCTTGAGGATTACTGGAACGGTAAGATAAAAAAAGAAAATATACCCAACTGCTCATCCACCTATTCTATAGATAATGGGTACAAAATAAAAACAGTAAGAAGGTTATGCTGGGAAGAAGTAAGGGAGATGGAAAGAAGTGGAATTATAGATATGCAACCCCATAGCAAAACCCACAGGAAAATATACGCATCAGACAAAATCATAGACTTTAACCACCCAAAAGATAAACTTTCAGCTTGGACAATGGTAAAAGGCGATGAAAGATTTGGAACGCCAGACTTTGAAAGAAAACCTGAGCTTGCGGGCAGAGAGTTTACAGCAGACGAAGAGCTAAGAAACAGATTATATCAGCACGTTATGGACAACGGTTTCATAAGCTTCTTTAAAAAAACTAATTGGAAGAATGAACTTTTTAAGATTGTCGATGAATATAAAAAAGAAAAAGGCACAGATAAAATTGGTGAATTTGAATCAGAAGAAGAACAAAGAAGAAGGATAAAAGCAGAATTGGAAGTAGCCAAGGGAGAGGTTGGATATGAAGTAAGAAAAAGATGTACGGCATTTTCATGGCCCTGGGGAGCTTATATTCCATTATCTTTAGAGATAGCAAAAGAGGTTGGGTTTCAATATTTATTCACAACAAAGCCCGGCTCAAATTCACCAGGCGATTCACCCTTTGAGATTAAACGCTTCGGCGTATGGAAAAAAGACCTGGATTGGTTTAAATCACGCGTTAGACTCTACTCAAAGAAACTTTTATCAAAAGCCTATGGAGCGGTTTATAGGAAGATATGA
- a CDS encoding bifunctional ADP-dependent NAD(P)H-hydrate dehydratase/NAD(P)H-hydrate epimerase, producing MKLSTAAQMREMDKKAIETGIPDIVLMENASIKSFYKILEYYGSIEGALVAAFVGAGNNGGDALAISRHLYNNGANVFVYMLIDEDKLNPSPKTNFDIVKNMGIDYKFVQNDDDFNEELIRECDIIIDGIFGTGLSRPVEGRFKRAIELINTSPAFIVSVDIPSGIKADTGEVMGVAVEADLTPTFALAKPGHFLYPGREYSGDVEVVDISTPRHVIDEFDPNFIALDKDEIYLDFRSPTAHKGNFGHLAVVGGSLGKSGAVIMASKAALKTGVGLVSAVVPKSINTAFESRLLEAMSYPADDESGFFSENSIDSVVEFVSDKSSICFGMGLGITESTKKLTEELLQINKPMVIDADGLNCLSFCVEKLKARKLPTILTPHPKEFSRLRGIQTKDVLKDRLNLAVEFAQEYGVYLVLKMADTLIATPDGKLYINTTGNQGLATGGSGDVLSGMIGAFLAEGYDALQAALNGVYLHGLAADLAIEGGITYESLTPSDVIDRINEAIRSVRE from the coding sequence ATCTTTTTATAAAATACTGGAATATTACGGCAGTATTGAAGGGGCATTGGTTGCTGCTTTTGTTGGTGCCGGTAATAATGGCGGTGATGCTTTGGCTATTTCAAGGCATCTATATAACAACGGTGCCAATGTTTTTGTTTATATGCTGATTGATGAGGACAAACTCAACCCCTCACCCAAAACCAACTTTGATATAGTAAAAAACATGGGCATAGACTATAAATTTGTGCAGAATGACGATGATTTCAATGAGGAGCTTATCAGGGAGTGCGATATTATCATAGATGGTATATTCGGCACAGGCCTATCTAGACCCGTTGAGGGCAGGTTCAAAAGAGCTATAGAGCTCATAAATACCTCACCAGCGTTTATTGTCAGTGTTGATATTCCAAGTGGAATAAAAGCCGATACAGGCGAGGTTATGGGCGTAGCCGTTGAAGCCGATCTAACCCCTACATTTGCACTTGCAAAACCGGGTCATTTTCTATATCCGGGCAGGGAGTATTCAGGTGATGTTGAGGTTGTGGATATTTCAACGCCGAGGCATGTAATAGATGAATTTGACCCTAACTTTATAGCCCTGGATAAGGATGAGATATATTTAGATTTTAGAAGCCCAACAGCGCATAAGGGTAATTTTGGACATTTGGCTGTAGTTGGTGGCTCTTTGGGTAAATCAGGGGCCGTTATAATGGCTTCTAAGGCTGCATTAAAGACCGGCGTGGGTCTTGTAAGCGCTGTTGTGCCAAAATCTATAAATACAGCCTTTGAATCAAGGCTTCTTGAGGCTATGAGCTACCCTGCGGATGATGAGTCGGGCTTTTTCTCAGAAAACTCCATAGATAGCGTTGTTGAGTTTGTGTCAGATAAATCGTCCATATGTTTTGGCATGGGACTTGGTATAACTGAATCTACAAAAAAACTTACTGAGGAGTTACTTCAAATCAACAAACCTATGGTAATAGATGCCGATGGTTTGAATTGTCTGTCTTTTTGTGTTGAGAAACTAAAGGCAAGGAAGTTGCCGACTATTCTAACACCGCATCCAAAGGAGTTTTCACGCTTAAGGGGCATTCAGACAAAGGATGTGCTTAAGGATAGGTTGAATTTGGCTGTTGAATTTGCACAAGAATATGGCGTATATCTTGTTCTAAAAATGGCAGATACGCTAATTGCAACGCCAGATGGTAAGCTCTATATCAACACAACCGGCAATCAGGGCCTTGCAACAGGTGGCAGCGGCGATGTGTTAAGTGGTATGATTGGCGCATTTTTAGCAGAGGGTTATGATGCGCTGCAGGCAGCCTTAAATGGTGTTTATCTACATGGTTTGGCAGCGGATTTAGCCATTGAGGGTGGAATTACATACGAAAGTTTAACACCTTCTGATGTTATAGATAGAATAAACGAAGCTATAAGGAGTGTAAGGGAGTAA
- a CDS encoding glycosyltransferase family 4 protein — protein MKVLHVDTEKGFRGGEQQLLWLAEGLAQKGIDTAVACIEDKLYLRCSEAGIKTIKLSKSRVKNIKKLIKISDDFDIIHAHTSNAHTICALAKIFKNKPLIYTRRVDYKPKGDPITKFKYKITDKIICVARYVCEVLRHTIGIEELVVIHSSTNPLLEKMVDPEKVRNIKNQFKPLKIIGTATALTTQKNIPNLIEAAEIVLKRRSDVVFLVVGEGALKDKIRELIERKKMAEKFKLIGFKKDIENYIKAFDLFVLPSDFEGLSGAVLNAMLLKIPVVSTDAGGLSEVVFDKETGILVQRNNPEILAKAIETVLEDKDLRKKIVENAYRLVKENFSVDKMVEKYIKLYKELLEEKQ, from the coding sequence ATGAAAGTCTTGCATGTTGACACAGAAAAGGGTTTTAGAGGGGGTGAACAACAACTTTTATGGTTAGCTGAAGGACTAGCCCAGAAAGGTATAGATACGGCCGTAGCATGCATTGAAGATAAACTATACCTAAGATGTAGCGAAGCTGGAATAAAAACCATAAAACTCTCAAAGAGCAGAGTCAAAAACATAAAAAAACTAATAAAAATCTCAGATGATTTTGATATTATTCACGCCCACACTTCTAACGCCCATACAATTTGTGCACTTGCAAAGATATTTAAAAATAAGCCGTTAATCTACACCAGGCGAGTCGACTACAAACCCAAAGGGGACCCAATTACAAAGTTTAAGTATAAAATCACAGATAAAATAATCTGTGTTGCCCGTTATGTCTGTGAGGTTTTAAGGCACACTATAGGCATTGAGGAGCTTGTTGTAATCCACTCCTCGACCAATCCACTTTTAGAAAAAATGGTTGATCCAGAAAAGGTAAGAAACATAAAGAATCAATTTAAACCATTAAAAATCATTGGTACAGCAACGGCTTTGACAACCCAAAAAAACATACCAAACCTAATTGAAGCGGCAGAGATTGTCTTAAAAAGACGCAGCGATGTTGTGTTCTTGGTTGTGGGCGAAGGTGCCTTAAAGGATAAAATTCGAGAATTAATCGAAAGAAAAAAAATGGCCGAAAAATTTAAGCTCATAGGTTTTAAAAAAGATATAGAAAACTACATAAAAGCGTTTGACCTATTCGTTTTGCCGTCTGATTTTGAGGGCTTAAGTGGGGCAGTATTGAATGCTATGCTTCTAAAAATACCCGTTGTGTCCACAGATGCAGGCGGATTGAGCGAGGTGGTGTTTGATAAAGAAACAGGCATCTTGGTTCAAAGGAATAACCCAGAGATATTGGCAAAAGCTATAGAAACCGTACTTGAGGATAAAGATTTAAGAAAAAAGATAGTGGAAAATGCATATAGATTGGTCAAAGAAAACTTTTCCGTTGATAAAATGGTTGAAAAATATATAAAATTATATAAAGAATTATTGGAGGAAAAGCAATGA
- the ubiE gene encoding bifunctional demethylmenaquinone methyltransferase/2-methoxy-6-polyprenyl-1,4-benzoquinol methylase UbiE: MLSAKNKEIASMFSSIAPTYDLLNHLLSFNIDKMWRKRAVSLLEGNLFLDVATGTGDVAIQITKDKKDSSVIGVDLSLEMLKVGKKKVKNRNIELVCAPAEYLPFKDNTFDGAIIAFGIRNVVDRVTALYEFKRVLKKGGRLVVLEFNTPVNKFFGRLYEFYSFTVMPLLGKIISGNVHAYTYLPNSIRRFPDVEFLKGMMERVGFVDVNYFALTFGVSFIHTGVKP; encoded by the coding sequence ATGTTGAGCGCAAAGAATAAAGAGATTGCCTCCATGTTTTCATCTATAGCTCCGACATACGACCTGCTAAACCACCTGCTGAGTTTCAATATAGACAAAATGTGGCGCAAGAGAGCTGTTTCTCTACTTGAAGGTAATTTATTTTTGGATGTTGCTACAGGTACAGGGGATGTTGCTATTCAAATTACAAAAGATAAGAAAGATTCATCTGTTATTGGCGTGGATTTAAGCTTAGAAATGCTAAAAGTTGGCAAGAAAAAGGTTAAAAACAGAAACATAGAACTTGTGTGTGCGCCGGCAGAATATCTGCCTTTTAAAGATAATACCTTTGATGGGGCTATCATAGCCTTCGGTATAAGAAATGTAGTTGACAGAGTTACTGCTTTATATGAGTTTAAACGAGTTCTAAAGAAAGGTGGTAGACTCGTTGTACTTGAGTTTAATACCCCCGTTAATAAATTTTTTGGACGGCTTTATGAATTTTATTCCTTTACTGTTATGCCTCTTTTGGGTAAAATTATTTCGGGTAATGTTCATGCCTACACTTATTTGCCCAATTCGATTAGGCGGTTTCCTGATGTTGAGTTTTTGAAGGGTATGATGGAAAGGGTAGGGTTTGTTGATGTTAACTATTTTGCTTTAACATTTGGCGTTTCCTTCATACACACAGGCGTTAAGCCTTAA
- a CDS encoding diguanylate cyclase codes for MKRVLVCDDSTFTQKMIKRELESSFEVVIFSDGKEAYEYLKKDPNFDFAIIDGEMPEMNGWELIKKIKGELGLIDLPVVMLTASDGDYFKNQAFDLGAFDYLKKPFKQGELYDYIKMFFKSDGFSAGRVLVVEDSKLQNKTISHQLKEKNILPISAYSGEEALRLLLEGANVDTILLDINLPGASGFEVAKALKEDSRFNWIPIIGITATKDEEGIEIMKNAFDSGVDDFLTKPYSIVEFYARIKANIHRAKLIEQLKEEAELDFLTKLYNRRLMFRFLQHHAQLSKRNGEALSFLMIDIDKFKTVNDTYGHQSGDEVLKEMANIIKENIRKSDIACRFGGEEFSVLLINISPQDACSVAEKIRNATEKTAISINGQDIHITISIGVSSLTDKDDINSFIKKADDALYKAKEAGRNRIFLNDGLSVSAC; via the coding sequence ATGAAAAGAGTTCTGGTTTGCGATGATAGTACATTTACTCAAAAGATGATAAAAAGGGAGCTTGAAAGCTCTTTTGAGGTTGTTATCTTTTCAGATGGAAAAGAAGCATATGAATATTTAAAGAAGGATCCAAATTTCGACTTCGCCATAATAGATGGCGAAATGCCAGAGATGAACGGATGGGAGTTGATAAAAAAGATAAAAGGTGAGTTGGGTCTTATCGATCTGCCGGTCGTTATGCTCACAGCCAGCGACGGTGATTACTTTAAAAATCAGGCGTTTGATCTGGGCGCCTTTGATTATTTGAAAAAACCGTTCAAACAGGGCGAACTTTACGATTACATAAAGATGTTTTTTAAATCTGATGGGTTTTCAGCTGGCAGGGTATTGGTCGTTGAGGATTCAAAACTCCAAAACAAGACCATATCCCATCAGCTAAAGGAGAAAAACATACTGCCCATAAGCGCTTACAGTGGCGAGGAGGCCTTAAGATTACTGCTTGAAGGAGCAAATGTCGATACAATACTGTTAGATATCAACCTGCCCGGAGCCAGCGGTTTTGAAGTGGCCAAAGCCCTAAAAGAGGATTCAAGGTTTAACTGGATCCCGATCATAGGCATCACAGCAACTAAGGATGAAGAAGGTATAGAAATAATGAAAAATGCATTTGACAGCGGCGTTGACGATTTCTTAACAAAACCATACTCAATTGTGGAGTTCTATGCAAGGATCAAAGCCAACATACACAGGGCTAAACTCATTGAACAGCTAAAAGAAGAGGCAGAGCTGGATTTTCTAACAAAGCTATACAACAGAAGGTTGATGTTCAGATTTCTTCAGCACCACGCACAGCTAAGCAAAAGAAACGGCGAAGCCTTATCGTTTCTAATGATAGATATAGACAAATTTAAGACGGTTAACGATACCTACGGACACCAAAGCGGAGATGAGGTTTTAAAAGAGATGGCTAACATCATAAAGGAAAACATAAGAAAGAGCGATATAGCCTGCAGGTTTGGAGGTGAGGAGTTTTCTGTGCTTTTAATAAACATATCACCTCAGGATGCCTGCAGTGTCGCAGAAAAGATAAGAAATGCAACAGAAAAAACAGCAATAAGCATAAATGGTCAGGATATCCACATAACCATATCGATCGGCGTTTCGTCTCTAACAGATAAAGACGACATAAACAGCTTTATAAAAAAAGCTGACGATGCGCTGTATAAGGCAAAGGAGGCAGGCCGAAACAGAATATTCTTAAACGACGGTTTATCTGTTTCAGCCTGTTAA